A window of Flammeovirga kamogawensis genomic DNA:
GTGGAGGACAACTAGTTATATTTAGGCAATAATGCTGGGCTTCTCCTTCCTGACGTTCTAAAACAGAATTACAAGCAGGACAATTTGTTATAAATTCAAGAGGTTTTGCTTCTTGATCTCGTTCACTAACATCAACTCCTGTAATTTTTGGTATAATCTCACCACCTTTCTCAACATAGACTTTATCATTGATGTGTAAGTCTAGCCTAGCCATTTCATTGGCATTATGTAAAGAGGCTCTTCTTACAGTAGTTCCGGCGAGCTGTACTGCTTCTAGATTTGCAACAGGAGTTATTGCACCTGTTCTTCCTACTTGATAAGTGACTGATTTTAATAAAGTTTTTGCTGCTTCAGCTTTGTATTTATATGCAATTGCCCAACGTGGACTTTTTGCGGTAGCACCTAATTTTTTATGAAATTCTTCACTATCTACTTTTATAACAACTCCATCAGTCTCTAATGGTAAGTTATGTCTATCATCACCCCATCTTTCAATAAATGCCCAAACTTCATCAATGGACTTTACTCTTTCATAAGTATTAGGAAGGTTAAAACCCCATTCTTTTAACTTATTGAGTCCATCAAAATGAGTTGTAATATTTTCTACCTGGCCTACTATACCGTAGATATAAACATCTAATTTTCGCTCTGCTACTTTTTTAGGATCTTGTTGCTTTAATGCACCAGCACATGCATTTCTAGGATTAGCAAGTAAGACTTGAGCTTTCTTATTATTAGCTACTCGTTCAACATTTTCAAATTCAATACGTTTGTTGTTTTCTAAAAACGAATTTTTACTCATAAACACTTCACCCCTAACCTCAAATCGTTCTGGGTAGTCTCCAACTAATTGTAAAGGAAGAGAACGAATAGTTCTTGCATTTACTGTAACATCATCACCTTGAACTCCATCACCTCTTGTAACAGCTTGTATTAATGCACCATGTTCATAAATTAAACTGATAGCTACACCATCATACTTTAGTTCACATACATAATCAACTTGTGTATTAAGGTCTTTTAGTATACGGTCGTTAAACTCTATCAAATCTTCTTTATTATAAGTATTTGATAGAGATAACATTGGTGACTCATGTGCAACTGTTTTAAAATTCTTTGTTGGTTCGCCACCTACTCTTTGTGTTGGAGATGTTGTTTTTAGAAGTGTGGGGAAATTCACTTCTAGTTCTTGAAGTTCATGCATCATCAAATCAAATTCTTGATCTGAAATATCTTGAACACCATCTACATAATACCTTTTATTTAAATCGTGAAGTTTTTTTGATAACTCATCAACGCGTTCTTTAGCTTTTTCTATTGTCATAAATATTAAGCAATATCTAATTTATACTAGTTAATTTGTTTGTTGATCTTTTTAGCAATCTCTGCTAACTCTTCTTGTGTTAGATCAATCTTATTTTTAAAATTCATATCATT
This region includes:
- the ligA gene encoding NAD-dependent DNA ligase LigA, which codes for MTIEKAKERVDELSKKLHDLNKRYYVDGVQDISDQEFDLMMHELQELEVNFPTLLKTTSPTQRVGGEPTKNFKTVAHESPMLSLSNTYNKEDLIEFNDRILKDLNTQVDYVCELKYDGVAISLIYEHGALIQAVTRGDGVQGDDVTVNARTIRSLPLQLVGDYPERFEVRGEVFMSKNSFLENNKRIEFENVERVANNKKAQVLLANPRNACAGALKQQDPKKVAERKLDVYIYGIVGQVENITTHFDGLNKLKEWGFNLPNTYERVKSIDEVWAFIERWGDDRHNLPLETDGVVIKVDSEEFHKKLGATAKSPRWAIAYKYKAEAAKTLLKSVTYQVGRTGAITPVANLEAVQLAGTTVRRASLHNANEMARLDLHINDKVYVEKGGEIIPKITGVDVSERDQEAKPLEFITNCPACNSVLERQEGEAQHYCLNITSCPPQVKGRIQHFVARKAMNIDSIGGETIDQLIEKGLISDVADFYDLTPEALSEKMERFKDKSIENLLNGVEASKNIPYERVLFALGIRHVGSTIAEKLCEVFKNIEELLSATEEQIAEVYEVGGQIAKSIISFKEVPENLVLIERLKNAGLQFEVIEKETAGTLEDKLFVCTGTFEIFSRNEMHDLIKEHGGKVRTSISAKIDYLVAGEKAGSKLKKAEKLGITVLTEEEFKNLIEG